A window of the Rhodothermaceae bacterium genome harbors these coding sequences:
- a CDS encoding proline racemase, whose product MTLPIDTVDNWHPDGLTIKCIDAHTEGEPLRVILTGYPQPTGDTLLARRNELQTHHDALRTALLWEPRGHADMYGCLITEPVHENADFGVLFLHNEGYSTMCGHGIIAVTKVVLETGMLPKSEPEPRVLIDTPAGLVTAWARIEAGQVQSVRFRNVPSYAHAMDQFVDLPDIGRIRYDIGFGGAYYAYVEAEEVDLETSPGCYSDLIHVGKMIKQAIIADLPIVHPYEPDMGFLYGTVFVGAAKSSDAHSCHVCVFADGEVDRSPTGTGVSGRLALLHARRELALGEPIIIESIIGSSFTGMITEELQFGPHKAIIPEIEGRAFITGQHTFILDPQDPFRDGFLLR is encoded by the coding sequence ATGACGCTTCCTATTGATACAGTTGACAACTGGCACCCCGATGGACTCACTATCAAGTGCATCGATGCCCATACGGAAGGAGAACCCTTACGCGTAATCTTGACAGGCTATCCGCAACCCACAGGTGATACACTATTGGCGCGTCGGAACGAGCTGCAGACTCATCACGATGCACTGCGGACTGCCCTGCTTTGGGAGCCTCGCGGACACGCAGATATGTATGGATGCCTGATCACGGAGCCGGTTCATGAGAATGCCGATTTTGGAGTGCTTTTCCTGCACAACGAAGGGTATAGTACGATGTGTGGCCACGGGATTATTGCCGTAACGAAGGTGGTTCTCGAAACAGGAATGCTTCCAAAATCAGAACCTGAACCACGAGTCTTGATTGATACCCCAGCGGGATTAGTGACTGCATGGGCACGCATTGAAGCTGGGCAAGTGCAATCTGTTCGCTTCAGAAATGTCCCCTCCTACGCGCATGCCATGGACCAATTCGTTGATCTGCCAGATATAGGGCGAATCCGGTATGATATCGGCTTTGGCGGTGCATACTACGCGTATGTAGAGGCTGAGGAGGTTGATTTGGAAACAAGCCCCGGGTGTTATAGTGACTTGATTCATGTGGGGAAGATGATTAAACAAGCAATCATCGCCGACCTGCCAATTGTCCATCCCTACGAACCAGATATGGGCTTCTTGTATGGAACCGTCTTCGTCGGTGCTGCAAAATCATCGGATGCACACAGTTGCCATGTCTGCGTTTTTGCAGACGGCGAGGTGGACCGAAGTCCCACGGGAACAGGGGTGAGTGGCCGACTTGCGTTGCTTCATGCACGGAGAGAGCTTGCGCTTGGTGAGCCGATCATCATTGAAAGTATAATCGGAAGCTCCTTCACAGGAATGATCACGGAAGAGCTTCAATTTGGTCCACACAAAGCCATCATCCCAGAGATTGAAGGCCGTGCATTTATTACGGGCCAACACACATTTATTTTGGACCCTCAGGACCCCTTTCGAGACGGATTTCTTCTCCGATAA